A segment of the Hemicordylus capensis ecotype Gifberg chromosome 6, rHemCap1.1.pri, whole genome shotgun sequence genome:
TAGATGTGATGCTGAAATTTAAGTCTCTTTTATGTTTCAATTTCAAGCAAATCAAAATCTTATTTTacgtgccttttcctttgcaaattttgttaACAGTTCCTTCAGGTCAAGTGCTGATGCTTCAGCATGTTCAATTGATATAGTTGCCAAACCAACTAGTCTCTTTTGGAGCATAGTTGAGCGTATGTGTGTTTTTATAagtttgagttttgaaaaactgcgttcaccacttgccactgacactggaagtgtgagaaggatcctaagagaaacaaaaacattagGCACACTATTCTGGATTTTGtgttgtagtatgaagagaagtactTTTTGTGGTCGCATAGACTCTGGAAGCCTTCGAGCAACTGCTTGAAGTTCACAgcacagatcttcagcatcaatatctttgttttcattgtgtgtcAATGACTGCTCCAAAGTCTTGCAGGCCTTTCGTACATCTTCAGTACATTTTTTGTTGATGCTGTATATATCATACAGGAAGCCAAATACGGAATTATAGTGTTGTAGTTGTTGGAATCTCTCTTCAACAGATTGAATGGCCATATCTAAAATAGCATAATAGAAATCCACTTTGAATTTTTGCTTTGCATCTTGTGGAGCCTCATCAGGGGCCTCATACCcaaactgttttttctttctcctttgtcTAAATTGTTCTGTCTCAAAGTTTGGTAATATTTCTAACTCCTTTGCAGTCACACTAGCATCTATCAAAACTTGTTCAAAACCATCATCACACCTACAGCCCACAAGATAATTCTTGGTTACTTGTAATTGACTTGTAGCTGAACTTAAATCAGTTTCCTTATTTTGTAGTAGTTTGCTTGTCAGATTTATTTCAAAAAGCATGTTGTACCATACAACAAGGGATACCACAAACTTGAACTTACTAATGTCTTCAGCAAGACCCTTCGCTACAACAAGAGATTCACTTGTTGTTTTATGTGGGTGTGGTTCATTATAGATCTCCATTAAAGCATCATATATACTACCAAGATGATATCTCAGTGGTTTCAAAGCATCAATCCGACTCTCCCATCTTGTTTGACTCAAAGGCTTAACAGTAATGGTAGGTACATGGCTAGTTAGTATTTGCCAATGCTGAGTTGATGCAGATAAATAATTATAGATCTGTTGAGCCAACATGAAGAAGCCTGTTGCTTCCCGGCAACTCTTAGCAGCATCATTGACAACCAAATTGAGAGAGTGCGCACTGCAGGGCACGAAAAAGGCACGTGGATTTATATCAAGAACTCTCTTTTGTACTCCATGTTCTTTACCTCTCATGTTACTCCCATTATCATAACCTTGACCACGCAGATTCTCAAGTGGTAATCCCATTTGCTCAAGCAGCCAAAGAAGAGTTTCTGCCATAAAGGCACAAGTAGTCTTCTTTAGAGGAACAAATCCCAAGAAATGTTCTTTTATTGTAACCTCAGGCTCAGATGTTTCAGTATCTGATGGCATGATGACATCGACAAAACGTACAATCATAGTCATTTGTTCAGTATGACTAACATCAGGTGTACAGTCCAAAATAACTGAGTAGTATTTGGCAGAGTTTATACGTGctaaaatgttctgttttatgGAAGTTGCTAGAAGCTCTATAAGCTCATTTTGGATCTCTTTTCCTAAGTAGTGAACCATAGTTTCTTCATCTTTAACTCTGCGCACATGTTCAGTCATGACAGGGTCAAAAAGAGCCAAAAATTCAACAAGCTTCAAGAAATTTCCATTGTTCTCACTGTACAACTTTTCAGTTGTACCATGAAATGCCATGTTTTGCATGCCAAGAAATCTGACCGCAGCAATCAAGCGTTCCAAGACTTGTCGCCAATATTGCTcttcttcccttattttctgTTGGTTGATATTAtcaattgtttttcctttctgtaagTGCAATTCAAGTTCTCTCCACGCCTGGTAACTGTATAGATGGAGAGTACTCCTCTCATGTGCCGACAGAATTGCTCCAATGTTCTTCCAGtcttttgaacctgggtcttgtaAAGCTGTTGCTCCACCATCTCTTTTGCTGAACAGcctacagcaaaaacaaaaaaccacatctTTTGAGGTAGAATATATCAGCCAATGACGGCACATTTCTTCACCATTTGCCCGTTTCCTCTTGTAATAGACAGGAGAGAATTTTCTTTTTTGGGAGTCTTTTGGAAATTTATATGATACAATCTGCCGTGGGCCATGCTGAACAATAAGCTGTCGCAAATTTTCAATGCAATAGTTAGGCCAGTTAGCAGGGTCACTGTAATCCAAGCTAGGCACAATACCAACATGTTTTGTAGTAATTGCAGTACTCTCAGTTTCCTCAAAATCCTCGGTTTCCTCTGTGTGTTCCACTGGAATATCTCCAGATTGTGAGACTTTGTCCTCAGAAGTAATACCACTTGTAGTAAGACCAATACCACTTGTACTAGGAGTTTCCTCAGTGGTAGTTTCACCAATGGTACTGTCATCTTTTTGTTCTGTACTTGTTTTACAAAGGTATTTCCGGAAGAACACCTCTTGCTTGGTGTCTTCCTTGGCTCTTTCTGCCTTTCGTTTGCGGAACTGAGCTCCAGATGGTTTTTTCCTGTCAGCCATAATTCCCTTGGAAAATAACCATATTTAAGAATGCCCAAAAGCCTCTCCCCGCAGAGTCCCCGGGCCGCGCCACGGCCCGCGCGCCCGCCCGTGGCCAGGCCCCTGCTGCCGCGCCTTCCCCCTCGCCCGCCGCCCCTGGCCACAGGTGGCCTTGATGAGGCCCCCGCCGCCTCctggcctggcgccgccgccttCTTACATCGTCGTCGTCCGACCAGCCCGCAGCTCCGCCAGCAGCCCAGCACCTCCGCTCGCGACTCCGGGCCAGGCGCCAAGGAAGGAAACTGCGGTCTGCTGCTGCGCCTGCGCGCGAGGCACGAGGCacgagcagcacagcagcagcgccTGCCTCGGGTAAAGAGAAGGGACCATCAAGGGACCACAACTCCAGGATTTTACAGATcagggaaacataggaaacataggaaactgccatatactgagtcagaccattggtctatctagctcagtattgtcttcatagactggcagtggcttatccaaggttgcaggcaggaatctctctcagccctatcttggagaagccagggagggaacttgaaaccttctgctcttcccagagtggcttcatcccctgtgggaaatatcttgcagtgctcacacatcaagtctcccattcagatgcaaccagggcagaccctgcttagctatggggacaagtcatgcttgctaccacaagaccagctctccggaaTGAATTTGCCAGTCTCTAGCTCTCCAAAATATGGCAATCCACACCTTTCAGGAAGTTCTCCCCCCAAGTACAGGTGACAAAAGATGCCTCGGAAGAGGGTTGGGGAGCACATCTTCAGGACCTCTGCATAAACGGCCATTGGTCCAAAAACGAGGCTCTCCATCATATAAACTGTCTGGAGTTTTTAGCGGTATACAAAGCTTTGAGGGGTTTTCTACCGAAGGTAAGAGGTCGTCACGTGCTGATTATGACAGACAATACTACAACCAAGGCCAACATCAACAGGCAGGGAGGGACCGGTTCTCGGTCCTTACTCTCTCTGACGCTAGATATTTGGCACTGGGCCTTTTCACATCACATGGACCTCTCTGCTTTTCACGTCAAAGCTCTGGACAATACTGTGGCGGATATTTTGAGCCGATCAAGACACACTATTCACGAGTGGAAGTTAGATCCAGGTGTACTTCATGCTGTTTTCGAAAGATGGGGTTCCCCACAGGTCGACCTTTTTGCGGGTGAGCACAATCATCAGTGCCCTCAGTTTCACTCCAGGGCAGGGGTTGGAATAGGCTCACTGGGTGGCACATTAACAACCAGCTGGTCAGGCAAATTCCTTTATCTGTTTCCCTTGGTTTCTCTTCTGCCTCAAGTTATCCAAAAGGTGGAGCTGGAGTGGGCAGACGGCATACTGATAGCCCCCTGGTGGCTGTGTCATCTATGATTTCCTAGCCTCCTCCACCTTTCCATGAGGCAGTTTCTGAGACTTCCTCTCCTGCTGTCGCTGTTGACTCTGCAGGAGGGGAGGATACTTCATCTGGACATCCGGTCTCTACGTCTAACGGCTTGGAGAATACGGCTGTCTGGCCACCAGAGTTAAGGAGGGTTCTGGCAGCAAGTAGGAGGCCCTCCACAGTAAAGTCATATGGGGCTAAATGGAAACAGTACTTAGAGTTCGCAACTACACAGGGCTCAACTGTCTCTGCTCAAGGTGATACTGGCTTACTTCTTACACTTGAAGAAGTCAGGACTCTCTATGCCATCAGTCAGAGTCCATCTAGTGGCGATCTCGGCATTCTGCGAGGCCCCTAGCCACAGTCCCTGCTTGTTTGGTCTAAAGGAGGTCAAGCAATTTTTGAAGGGCTTAGCTCATCTATACCTGGATGCTCCATCAGTAGCACCTTCGTGGGACTTGCCATGTGTACTCTCCGTGCTCATGGGGAAACTCTTTGAGCCCATGGCAACTTGTGACTTGAGGCTGCTAACCCTCAAAATTGTCTTTCTTGTTGCCATTACATCGGCCAGGAGAGTTGGGGAATTGAGGGCTTTGAGATGTGACCCTCCATTTCTGAGGTTTCACAAGGAAAAGGTTGTGTTGAACACTGATGTATCTTTCCTCCCCAAGGTGGTGTCTACCTTTCACAAATCCCAACCTATCTCATTGCCAGTCTTTTTCCCAATCCCTCGACAGATCTTGAATGTAGCTGGCATACACTAGATGTTCGGTGAGCTCTTGCCTTCTATGCAGATCACACTAAACAGTTTAGGAATTCGGTGGCCTTGTTTGTGACCTATGGAGTGCCCTGTAAGGGCCATAGGGCTTCATCTTAATCTATCTCCTCCTGGATTGTACAGACCATTAAATTGGCCTACCAGGTGGCTGGGCAGAATCCTCCAACCTCGCTGCGGGCTCATTCAACCAGGGCAGTGGCCACCTCAACTGCCTTTGCTTAGAGGCCTCTCCCTGAATTCGATCTGTCAGATGCTACTTGGGCATCTCCCTCCACGTTCATAAAGCATTATGCATTAGATGTGAGGGCTCACCAGGATGCCGCCTTTGAGGAAACAATTTTACAGGCAGTGTTCGATTGATTACTCCATCTCTCCTTATACCTGGTTCGTTATATGTTGACGTTTGCTGCGTTATCCTTGTTGGTCTTCAATAAAATCTGAGTTTGTTTCCATTCTATACCTTTGCCTTTAATTATTATACAGGTGGCTGATTTGCAAAAGGCCTTGGTGTCTCGTGCTCTGCCCCTCCCTCCATGGTTCTGGAGCTTGCGAtgcacccatctgtgtgatggacaaaGACCACTGagaagaactgcaggttgcttacctgtaactggagttcttcttgtggtcatctgtccagtcacacacccGCCCAGCCTGCCCCACTGCAGAGCATTATTCGACAGACtctagaactgaggaggagggtgtgggTCATGTGACTAAGGTGTATGGAGGGGGTGGAGCCTAGCTACCTAGCTGAAGGCAGAAAGTAAGAAAGATAAGCTTGTGAGGGGTCTGGATGCTTCTGTACGCTGGCGtagaagcccatctgtgtgactggacagatgaccacaagaactctagttacaggtaagcaacctgcagttctgaGCTATCTATCAACTTAGGTTTAGCAAAATTTATCATGGTTAACTTACAAAGTTGTTGAGAACATAAAAGGAGCTCTCCCAACAGTCCAGATTTAACGTTCTCCCCTCAGCTGTATTAGAGGGAAGATATAAAAGAGTCACTTTAAAGAATTGGCTGTACCCTTGTGGTGTAGAAGTAGTTGAGTCAATAGCTCATGTCTTGCTTCACTGTTCCTTTTATGAATCAATTCGCCTTATTTGGATTGAGCCTTATTTGAAGAAATGTTTTGGGCTTTCTGATGATCATTATGTTACTTTCGTTCTAGCGGACCGCCAAGAGGAGATTACTTACAGAACTGCATGTTTTTGTGCTGCGGTGTGCAAAATAAGATGCTtgcaaattggattttaatttatttgatttgattttattctTGTAACTAAATTTATTGTTACAAATTGTtacaaataaatttaaatttattgttcAGGAGCTATTTTgtttggtcattgactgtaaataaactaaactaaaactaaacaGTCCAGGTTTCAATTTGCTTGCAAAGTTGCTGAGCTATCTTGCAAAGTGTTTGTCTTGGTCTAGTCAGCTAAGTTCTTGGCTTATTTCATACAGCCAATAATTTCATTTTAACGAAATCACAATTACTGTGGCTAACATCAAGGCAAAGATTCCTACTTTCTGGCAGTGCTATGTATACTCACAAGTACTCGGCCCAAGGATAGGCCTTCCACACCTGTTTCCCAATGGAAGAAATTGCATTCCCTGTGAAATCCCTAGGGGGAAAAACAGATGCGGGAAGGGGAATGATGTTGAAATTGATATTCCTAAGTGGGAtgccttcaagtggtgattcccGAGTGTCAGACAAACTTTGTCTGCGTGCTTCTGTGTGGAATGGAAAATGCGTTTTCAGAAACCtgctggactttgcgctctaagtttctgagtttctatttcacagcagagagataattaattaataggagaagccttcacattcctagaacaatgcagttactattcaggggagcctatctctccccgctgctgcaaacccccacttattctgctctgggcagatagctgacTTAACACTTTCGTTTggtctgtacttttccatcccacagaggcactgacttgcaaacacactttctacaaagcaattacaaagcagctttctattaATGCTACACATGTCACATCTCCCCCCTTAAGAACCTTCTAATTATAAAATTCAAGGTTCTTCCTCAAGCCTCCTTAATTCTTCAGTGGCAATTTTcatatacatcacacacacatatccttaaccacccatatctggcatgatttgatatatatataaaaattttacacataacagcaaagtgtacatataaagatcatacaacttatagcaagcaacatgattttaacccatctttatcccaaataaagtataaataacagtcttgcattgtggaaccagatgcttctggtgattaatgggttatcagcttgtggaaagcgatagcaatgacaagtcatgtataatcacactgattaatacaagtgtctataaaattttaGGTAAGGCTTGagccagcttaatgtcttagagcataaagggatcagtaacttggggataggtgcagacttgcaggtaaatgctctggttgaaacaatgagatgattggcacaatatataagtgaaacaataaggaaatgactggagagcaagcatgtgaggtccatgaccttacagcacaggagatagcaaggttttcaacataatgatagcacatagtcactacaagaaagtaatataagaaagtggtgcaaatcatcaactcccaccccccttagtgtcctctaaagtctgtcatggccaaaaaggaagccatggagagctttagaattcaaaatctaaaagtccttggtaaggaaaaatatattttagtccttcagttgagaaccaaatgctcttgtaaaatgttgcaggattttggctatcctgatccgtgttgttttggcttgtttggctagtgtccacagacaagcttaaatgttcatgtgtttgggagccttgactccctccccttgtgggcaatcggatggttccagggctttacagcttggggaaatgCTGTTACGTGTATGACTCcacagaaaagtgaacaaattggcttgcttgtttgttatcaggcagtcttcaggcgtttgttgtctatccttctcctataacacttggaagcaggaagatgaactgtgcattaggccttcttcctcgaacacaggacagggtagtagatagacgttctgtcaccattgggttggactggaaatgcagatagggactgcccccaggtagctgctgctgctgattgttagttttcctgggtcactgttgatggagactcccttgggatcacattctggcgatggatccaggtattccttcgatctggggaggaacaatccttcttggaaagacaattcaaggcactgttggttgcaaacctgtttacttgagagaaagacaggcaagtgagttgccaattccctcccccccatgtagggacagcatcctgagactaagtctctgggtgccaaccgttagcacaaaaggaaaagtcaagttttcaaggcaaataatacaaaggatggataaaacctgaggctattttcaatttggtcttttggcatttttttctttttccaatttatatttttgttttcctgcttgccctgggcccccctttccctgaagaccagaacaggggatgatgtcttcatttgaggcttggtggccaggcgtgaggctgtgtgtgggggctggtgcttcttggaggctggctggcttgtgttgtaggctggtttttgatcacgagaacaaaacagcaatcctgggcaatagcaaagcaataaagtcaaaaagaaaaaaggcattcacatttttcaccccccttgtgagtttggggttttgaggaggcattaaagcctttcaggtcaatcacagtcactgctaacaaagtccagtttccatgtggcatctcacattctcttctgcatcctgtttttcctctttacaacaaccctgtgaggcaggccaaatcatttgagttgtaggctctgtgtcgcccagcaagtgtcttggctgaatgaggatttggactcgggttttcccagtcttaatccagcactctaaccactgcactacgttggctgacaatcatacttacagtccttcgtcagggcaatcaatctccatccagtataactgacttcatcgtcagtaacgtgtagatagttgtggtgtcccagttctccatctttagcctcataattaaccagtcactgatggattcaagtttgggtttgacatttctgtaaagtgaaaacaacctctcgagacaaggaaaaagatagcccacagtcaatccctgccctctgtttacccacagcttgggcattacctgacttggcatgtccagtgagatactataccttggtaaagtaggattgtttactacacaaattacacaggctgttgccacatgttctgcaaaagggtacatccaagaggcacaaaagtgtctttgtattgactaggggaaaaaaaccaaaggattggttctgcaataattccacatccatctgctgttctttaccagccatcctcttctaagtgcgcccccctgctgtggtgcaaagtcgatgtcctttttttttttttgaatatgtgggggggttgtgccaagatagttagcacaggaatcaaagatgcttggaaacaggaatagaaggagcagcagttttaactgcagcatctgccatccaattaccctttgtcactgggtcattttcctctggtgacctctgctatggatgactgcaacctcttctagtagtgtaacagcagtctagagttctgatatctgtgtcccatattttacttccttgtttcccactgttaaaatcttctttctttccaagtggccccatgagttgtgtaaaaattaccttgaaggtgatgagctctgcaagctgtgctgactgagatacctggagaaagagcattgtcagtcacttctccatagccagcttacgttgtccatcttacatgaagctgcctccatctgtgtacagttcatctttaagatcaggatggcttgacatagatgcagtccacagcttgcaagcaatcatgttcttggtcttctgtagactcaaaaggaagtaagttagctggattaagaacaaagtagtagccatggaaaccccaggatcctcaccaaagtcacatgatattcggtcatgtgtgagggagtcagccatctgctgccccagactaatcccttttagctgggaaatttccaaggtgaattgcaaaccgatgctttggaactccttgccacttgcaggattggcaaaacaaaattcctttcattaaatctcatgtctgggattttaagattcagctgctgtgaaggcaaagcagggctggtggatgagtcaaattaaaaaaaattttttttgaaccttagaccatttgattagtagctttcagtttacatcaaattcaactagcagaaatattgcatagattttgcaaacatgacagtaatacaattagactcatttatcttaaaatccatttttccttctcacccacaattaatctggctggaacacaaactgcttttcgGAGAACCTCTTGAGTTCACAGAAATAGGTAAGATAAGATAGATCATTGTCAAGGaattcagtaaacataacatataaaggcttatgatactcagtagtggcagaaatatcacaattaacttgatataagaatgaatgaattagagcttgctctcatgcctaatgcatttagccataagcagcacttctgcagaggtgggaagattcagccctcagttggccagccgaccgctgaaagttccctgtgttgctcaggccatgaccaattttatgttcaattaatataataattgtgaattttggaattcagtgtcagagcaagtttggtctggaacagtttacagaaaggaaaaacaaaacaaaacatgtcactggtataaatacattcacaaatacaacagaataaacagaataaatacaacagaaacctcatcttcacagagatgagctataaaattgatgtgggttgaattcctatacagaaccagagctttgggctccctctcagaaacatgcgcacacacacagaggctcgtcttgtgtatttcacagaacaaaggactaaacaaagaaaacttcatatgaatcccaaagaattttatagcattttaaatatgtcagccataaactcagttaagaaagtagtttaaacagaacaaccttatcacagttatccatgaaaacaacctgtaattctatattacctttccacatcacaatcttataacttactggtgcttttcaagcatttttctttttgttgttgttaacaacctccaacaaaaaacccttttacgtatttccttctagttttttccttcttcttttgtctgcaattcccatatgcattccttcaacactccattttctttcctcttttccaactcaaATAGTTGAAGAgagatggaaaaagaaaaagaacaaaagcagccttttgttcagagaaacttttgcagctagGACAGTTATCTTTTGGCTTCGTGACAACAGGACAGTagcagcaagatttttttttgtaacacaagggcaaagcctggaagcaacttggaaacagaacacagagagagaaatgatttttgcaaaagacaaaTCATTCTTCCTTCTTTAACACttataaaacagaggcaagtgcaaaaggatgttattttcggagtcaggaggcctctaactcgagttcatagtggccaaactttcatacaaaggcatttcaaaacatgttttctaagagcactctttgctcccatgataatcacccaatttttcaacacacacactccaaaggtgtacatgaaatccgttcagattttgtgtacttgctatttctgctacccatagcccccCCCTTTGAGTTGGTCGGGCTTAGACTGTTTATTTCTGACTCAAAGCCGCCCCTCCTTGGGCTCTTGGCTTAAGTcactccttcccaggcagccctacttcggctgtgggttttttttgtttttttcccccctctctctctctttccccctcctcgagctgaaagattaaaccgcccctgcttggactttttctccccctttgcccctcttgggctgaggagaaccaaaagacgtctttggatttcactctctcactcactctagACGTTTGTAGGAAGACACCGACACCAGATTCGCGCCGCCTGTTTCAGTTCACTCCCGTCGCCGGGTTTATGAACCTAATAGGGCGTCCCGCCTTGTCAGAGACAAGGTCCACACTCACGGTAGGTTTGCCCCTTGTGG
Coding sequences within it:
- the LOC128331324 gene encoding zinc finger MYM-type protein 1-like → MAFHGTTEKLYSENNGNFLKLVEFLALFDPVMTEHVRRVKDEETMVHYLGKEIQNELIELLATSIKQNILARINSAKYYSVILDCTPDVSHTEQMTMIVRFVDVIMPSDTETSEPEVTIKEHFLGFVPLKKTTCAFMAETLLWLLEQMGLPLENLRGQGYDNGSNMRGKEHGVQKRVLDINPRAFFVPCSAHSLNLVVNDAAKSCREATGFFMLAQQIYNYLSASTQHWQILTSHVPTITVKPLSQTRWESRIDALKPLRYHLGSIYDALMEIYNEPHPHKTTSESLVVAKGLAEDISKFKFVVSLVVWYNMLFEINLTSKLLQNKETDLSSATSQLQVTKNYLVGCRCDDGFEQVLIDASVTAKELEILPNFETEQFRQRRKKKQFGYEAPDEAPQDAKQKFKVDFYYAILDMAIQSVEERFQQLQHYNSVFGFLYDIYSINKKCTEDVRKACKTLEQSLTHNENKDIDAEDLCCELQAVARRLPESMRPQKTKKMRANFPDLPVTQAALDIRRKLQKQEGFAGMNTTKLLAVANRAKSSWVPVVEGHYEAEVSMGIHVSGARDPTGQVQFLMKGDWEKPTEHLVHAMFWKEMGTVMEVPAVTKNLFVDLAERVALSLSVTNCYVCADTKINDQGKAIEEITDRMRKLAHVPA